DNA sequence from the Fusobacterium varium genome:
AATGTTCCTACAATTACATTTAATATAGTAGCTTTATTTACTGATGCTCCACCTATTAAAATAGCTGCAATAGCTGGAAATGCCATATAGAATGGTGCTAAATATAATTGAACAAATCCAAAGCTTTGTTGATAAACTACAATTCCAATAGCAGCTATAACTGTTGACATCATTACTGATTTTATTCTAATCTTATCAATATCAATTCCTGTTGCCTTAGCAAATTTATCATTTGTTCCAACAGCTTTCATTGCATATCCTGTTTTTGTTCTAAAGAATATCCAAATAATTGCTCCTAAAATGATAAAACAGAAGATCTCTCCCAATGGTAGAATATCACTAGGAATATGTAAAACCTTATCTAATACTCTATGCCAATAATTTTCAACACTTATAGTAGTACGTAGCCCTTCTCCACCATATGCCCATATCATATCTTGACTTTTAAAAGGAAGAACAAGCCACATTATGCACATAATTGCAACTGAAGAGAATCCTATATATGTCGCAATCATCATTTCTCCACCTTTTACCTTATTTAATATATGTCCATATAGCCAACCAAATAATAAAGCAAAAGGTATTGAAAATAACATTGCTCCTAAAAATCCAGCTATCCCTGTAAGTTGTAATTCTATACTTATTACTGCTCCTAAAAGTCCAGCTTCTACCCCTAAAGGCATTCCAAAGTTTAATCCTGTTCCAGATTGTATCATAGGCACTAATGATAAAACTAATATAGCATTCATACCAAATCTTACTAAAGTATCTCCCATAGCTGTTTTTAAATTAATTCCTATAAAAGGAGAAATTAAATACATTGATAAAAGAAACAGAGCAATTATTATTCTTGGCCACCCTGCATTCTTTATGGCACTTTTTATACTATTCATCTCTTTCCTCCTTAATTCCTACCATCATCTTACCAAACTCTAATATATCAGCTTTTGGAGATAGTATTCCTGCAACCTTTCCTTCATTTATTATTGCAATTCTATCACATACACTTCTTAACTCCTCTATTTCAGATGATGTTATTATAATTGTTGTTCCTTTTGTTGCATTGTATTCTTTTAATATATCCAAAACAAGTTTCTTAGCCCCAACGTCTATTCCTCTTGTAGGCTCTGATACAAATAAAACTTTTGGATCCATAGTAAATGCCTTAGCAAGACAAACTTTTTGTTGATTTCCTCCACTTAGCTCTTGAGCTCTTTGTTTTTCACTCATACATCTTATTTCCAATTTTTTTATATACTCTTGAGCATTTTCTCTAATCTTTTCTTCATCAACCATATTGAAAAGTTTAAATCTCTTTTTAAAAAATTTACCTTTTATTTGCATTGCTGGATAAGCAATATTATCTTCTATTGAACTTTCAAGTAGAAGTCCAACTCCCTTTCTATCTTCTGATACAAAGAAAATTCCCTTATCTAATGGATATTTAGGATTATTTAATTCTAGCTTCTCTCCATTAAATTCAACTGTTCCTTTAGCTGGATAAAGTCCCATAACTCCATTAGCTACTCCTATTTTCCCTTGTCCTGCCATTCCTCCAAGTCCTAAAATCTCTCCCTCTTTTATTTCAAGATTAAGCCCTTTAACCATCTCTCCTGGCATATCTACCCATAGTTCTTGAATATTAAGAATAGTTTTTCTATCCTTTTCCTCTACCTCTTCTGTAGCTTCATTATTGTCAATTTTTCTTCCAATCATCCATTCAGTTATTTGGTTTACATTTGTATCTTTAGTCTTTACACTATTGATTAAAAGTCCATCTCTCAGCACAACAACTTTATCACAAACAGACATTATCTCATCTAATCTATGAGTGATAAATATTATTGCTATCCCTTTTTCTGACAATCTCTTCATTGTTTCAAGAAGAAGTTTTGCCTCTTCCTCTGTAAGTACTGCTGTTGGCTCATCTAAAACAAGAAGTTTTGTTTTTTCTCTCTCTATCTCACGAGCTATCTCAGTAAATTGTTTATGAGCTACTGGCATCTCATTAATTAATTCAGCTGAATCTATTTTTATTCCTAAATGGGATACTGCATCATCTGCTCTTTTCTCTATCTCTTTAGTGTCAATTTTTCTTATCCTCTCTCCAAAAATACCTTCTAAAAAGCTATTTGAAGTAGATTCTCTATTTAATACAATATTTTCATCTGCTTTAAATCCTGGAATTAAAGAAAACTCTTGATGAACCATTCCGATTCCTACTTCAAGAGCATCAAATGGAGATTTAAAATTTGTTTCTTGTCCTTCAAAATATATCTTTCCTCCATATCCTCCAGTCTCATGAATAACTGACATTCCAAAAATAGCTTTCATCAATGTTGATTTACCAGCACCATTTTCTCCAACTAATCCTACAATCTCTCCAGGTTCAACTTCAAGATTGATATCTTTTAAAACAACATTTTCCCCAAAAGATTTTGATAAATTCTCTATTTTTAACAAAACATTATTTTCCACATTTTCACCTCTTAAAAAATGAAAGGAGGGGTTTTACCCCTCCCTTATTATTTTATTTTAAAATATTTTTCAGGAACAGTTTCATCAGTCATATTTAAATATCCTTTTCCTAAAACATAAGTATCTTGATATAATAAGTAGAAGTTTTCTTTTTCAATTCCATTTACATCAGTATAGTTACTTCCATTCCATCCTGCTCCTGGAGTGAATTTCTTCAATGATTCCATAATAGCATCAAAGTCTGTAACATCTACATCATTTTCAATTACGTTTCTTGCATGATCTGCTAAAGCTACAACTGAGATGAAATTATATGAGTAAGCCCAAGTTCCCATTCTTCCTGCTGCTCCTTTTGCTACAACAGTATCTTCAACTTTCTTTAAGATTTTTGGCCAATTTCCTTTTTCATCTTCAGAGAATTTAATTCCTAAAGCTCCTGGATATCCCATTGTTGGAGAAGGTAAGTCAGCTTCTACAAAGTATCCACCATTTTCAGCAACTCTTTTTAAAAGAGGTTCTGTATGAGCATCGTTTGTTGCAAAGAATGCTACATTTTTACCATATTTTTCTAACCAACTTGGAACTTGTTCAAGAATATATTGTTGTGCTCCTGCAACTCCAACATCACTTACTGGGTCTGGAGCTGACATTTCAATAAATTCCATTCCTAAATCTTTAGCTGCTTCAGCCATTATATTTCTTCTTCTTGATAATAATTCATAACTTAAGTGTCTTGGGAAAGAGATATGCATGAATTTTTCTGCTCCCATTTTTTTAGCAGCTTTAACAATTAAATATCCTCTTGCTATATTATCTGGATAAGTTACTAAATCTGCTGCCTCTGAAATAATTTCAGGATCTTCATGAGGATTGTTTGCTATAAGTATAATATCTGGTCTTGCTTCTCTAATTCTTCTAAATGCTTCAACTGTTCCTGGAACAGCTTCTCCTACAATAATAACTTTCATTTTAGGGTCATCAGCTAATCCTACCATTTGAGAGATAGTTGTTTCCATCTCTTGCATAAAGTTATCTGGATATGTAACATGAGTTACCATTCCACCTTTATCTACTGATCCATACATTTTTACTATTTCTTCTGCTCCACGTAGATTATCTTCTGATTGAGATACAGTTCCACTAACTACCCCAATATGATAATCTGGTTCAGCTGCAAAAGCAAAGATTGACAAAATAAACATAAAAAATCCGTATAAATACTTTCTCATAATTTTCCCCCTTATAATTTAATTACTATTTAAATTTTATATATAAATATAGTATTTTACAGAAAGTCATAAAAAGACCGTACTTAACTCAGTACTATTTTTTTAGTACTCTTGTTATAAAATATTTATTTTGACTATGATTATACTCCTTTAAAACATTTATGTCAACATAGTTTTGAAAATTTTTTTTCTTATTTTTTAAAAATAAAAAATAGAAACTAATTTTTCAATAAAATTAGTTTCTAAACGTAAAAATAAAGATATTTAAAATTTTTAACTTTTCCAATGTAATTTTTTAAATAATCCCATCTAACCACTTTGGCAACTCTTGAGAAAGAACTAAATCCCAGGTTTTACTTTTATAGTAACAAAGTTTATAATTTTTAGAATTATCATATATTCTTACATAGTCTGCCAAAGGAACTACTTTTTTTAAATTTTCAAGAGTTTCATAATATCTTTTCTCCACTACTTCCTCTGGAATATCATGTCCTCCATTTAAAACTCTATTTTTTATTCTCTCCTTTGCTATTTCTGGAGAATTTAATCCTATATAATAAAGATAAATTGTATACCCCTTTTCTTTTATCTCTTCAATAGCTTTTAATATTCTCTTTCCTGTAAGAGTAGTCTCTTGATTAAAGGAAATCATCTTATCTACACACTCTTTTCTCATATTTAAAGCTATTCTTCCTGCTCTCATTTGATCTTGATTATTTCTCCAATCTCCTATCTCCATAACAATTTCATCTGTATTTATTCTCCTACCTAAATTTTCTGATAAAGTCATTATTTTATAAAGAGTTGTTTTTCCAGCACCATTCACACCTGCAAAGATAACACAATTAGCCATGGATCTCCTCCTTAGAAAGCAGTTCTTTTTGTAAAGTTTGCACTTTTAACTCCTCTAATTTTAGATAAAACTCTTTTTCTATTTCACTTTTAGAATTTTCAATTAATTTATCAATCTCAAATGTTGACAGATTTAAAATATACTTATATAAACTTTCTTCTTTATTATTCATAACTTTCTCCATTATGTAAAGTTTGTTAATTTTAGCTTTTAATCTTTATACTGTATCATTTCATCTCTCATTGGAAGTCTTGATTTCTCATATATTTCTAAAGATTTTATTTTATCATTTTCAATACCAAATATATAAATAGCTACCTTTTTCTCAAAAAACATTTTTGTCTTATCTTTTAAATCCCCATATATTCCTTTTATTAAAAGAGAGAAGTAAAATCTTTCAGATTCTCCAAAACCATTATCTACAACTTCAATTTGATAATTTGAATATGATTTAAAAATATTTTCAAAATACTTTTTCATATCAGCTTTATTTCTTTCTTGTAAACCTTGATCAATACATATAAAATTTCTATCTAGAAGAGAATCTATCTTTTTTATATTTCTTTTATTTATAGCCTCTATAAATTCAAAAATTAAAATTTTTGAGTGTATATCTTCCATATAATTCTTTATAAGCTCTTCATCTATATCTGTGTCAAATTCATCATCAAAAAGACTAGGACCTTCTAAATTATCGTCTGATGCTAAATCTAATATATTTAATTCATTTTCACTATCTAAAATAATCTCTAAATAATGCTCTGCAAAATAATCAGGAATAGCTCTTATCTTAAATGTAACTTCAATATCATACCCTGCTCCCATACTGTATAAGTTCACTTCAATATCACTTATTTTCAAACTATCAAAAAAATCTTTCTCTGATATTGGAAGAGTAATTCTTTCATTATTTACATCTAAATAGTATGTTTTTTTATCTATCATTTTCTTTTTTAGTTTAGTTCTTACATATTTTTCTAATTGTGATAAAAAATCCGCATTTTTTTTAGGTTTAAAAGGTTTTTCTATAAAACTATATTCACTTTCATCTATCCCTAAAAAAATATTATCCTCAATAATAGTTTCAACAATCCATTTTTTATTATTATCAATAATCTCTAACTTCTCTTCTATAAGAGGAAGAAGTCTTTTTACTTTGATCTTATTACCTGTTCCATAGACAAAATCAATTGTAGTTTCTATTCCTTTATCTCCCCATAGTTCATTGATTTCTGCTACATAACAATCTACTTCTTCACTTTTCTTTAATGATTTAATATTAATTTTTGCCATTCTATCTCCCTATTTATTTTATAATTTCTAACTTATATAAGTATCCTATATTTTTTCTAATTCATCAAGGGTAATTTTTTAATTTTTATCTCTTTAATAGCTTTTTCTAATTCAGTTATATCAAATTCCATATAACAAGATGATAAGTTTCTATCCTTATAAATAACCTTTAAAGTTTTACTCCTTTTAAAAACCTCCATCTCATCATCTATAAGAAGTATAAATATCTCATTAGGCTTATAGATATTTATTAATCCAATTCGTTCAAATTCAATAGGATGTTCTGTTACTAATTCAACTTTTGTTTTCTGCATTGTTTTATCTTCATCAATTTTCTCAGTAAAAGCAGGATATTTATCTGTTAGTATATACAAAGAATAATAATCAAGAATATCATCATAAGAGCCTTTTCTTATATAAAGAACACCTTTTTGATTTGGCTCTGATTTTACTGAATAAGTAAAAATCATATTATACTCTCTATCCACTTCCCATTTACTAAAAGAAAAGGTGGATAAAGTTAAAAACATTACTATTTTTAAAAATTTTTTCATTTTTATCCACCTCTTTTTTACTATTAAAGTTTTCTTTTATTTATCTATTTTAATACTTCACTATTAATCTTTATTTCTCTTTCATAAATCTTTAATATTGCTGGTTGCCCATCAGCAGGAAATCTAAAACTGCTTTTTACTGCTGCTTTCTTTGGTATATTAATATCTTCAACTAATTCTTGTACAAAAACTGCAAAGCCATCACTATCTAAAAGTTGCAAAGATTTTTGTTCATTAAGATTTGTTAATCTTATCATTCTATCTGTTTCATTTCTTAAACCAACAGTTACTTCATACCCTATATCATCTTTTGTTACTGATAAGACTTCAGCTTTTATATTTTCTTCAAACTGTTCTCTATCATAAATTATAAAAGCATCATCAATACTTGTCCCATCTTTTCTTCCAGTGTCTATTCCCTCTTTTACACCTTTTAAAACATCTTTTCCAGTAGATACAACTTCTGATACTACTGATGAAACAGCTTTAGTTATATTAGATTTTTCTTCTGCATATGATACTACGCCCACTAATAATCCCAAAACAAAAATTAATTTTTTCATATTTTCCCTCCTTTAAGATTTTATTATTTTTTTAATGGTGTTTCATTTAGTAGCTGTACTTTAAAAGCCCTGTTTTCTAAATCAAAATAGATAGTTATACTTCTTTCATTACTATTTACAATTTTCATAATAGTATGTTCTGTTGAAATTCCAAATTCAGGGTGATTTCTATAATTTGTTGGAATATGTTCCCACCCG
Encoded proteins:
- a CDS encoding ABC transporter permease, translating into MNSIKSAIKNAGWPRIIIALFLLSMYLISPFIGINLKTAMGDTLVRFGMNAILVLSLVPMIQSGTGLNFGMPLGVEAGLLGAVISIELQLTGIAGFLGAMLFSIPFALLFGWLYGHILNKVKGGEMMIATYIGFSSVAIMCIMWLVLPFKSQDMIWAYGGEGLRTTISVENYWHRVLDKVLHIPSDILPLGEIFCFIILGAIIWIFFRTKTGYAMKAVGTNDKFAKATGIDIDKIRIKSVMMSTVIAAIGIVVYQQSFGFVQLYLAPFYMAFPAIAAILIGGASVNKATILNVIVGTFLFQGILTMTPTVVNNIIQTDMSETIRIIVSNGMILYALTRKEGAGSGK
- a CDS encoding sugar ABC transporter ATP-binding protein — encoded protein: MENNVLLKIENLSKSFGENVVLKDINLEVEPGEIVGLVGENGAGKSTLMKAIFGMSVIHETGGYGGKIYFEGQETNFKSPFDALEVGIGMVHQEFSLIPGFKADENIVLNRESTSNSFLEGIFGERIRKIDTKEIEKRADDAVSHLGIKIDSAELINEMPVAHKQFTEIAREIEREKTKLLVLDEPTAVLTEEEAKLLLETMKRLSEKGIAIIFITHRLDEIMSVCDKVVVLRDGLLINSVKTKDTNVNQITEWMIGRKIDNNEATEEVEEKDRKTILNIQELWVDMPGEMVKGLNLEIKEGEILGLGGMAGQGKIGVANGVMGLYPAKGTVEFNGEKLELNNPKYPLDKGIFFVSEDRKGVGLLLESSIEDNIAYPAMQIKGKFFKKRFKLFNMVDEEKIRENAQEYIKKLEIRCMSEKQRAQELSGGNQQKVCLAKAFTMDPKVLFVSEPTRGIDVGAKKLVLDILKEYNATKGTTIIITSSEIEELRSVCDRIAIINEGKVAGILSPKADILEFGKMMVGIKEERDE
- a CDS encoding DUF3798 domain-containing protein translates to MRKYLYGFFMFILSIFAFAAEPDYHIGVVSGTVSQSEDNLRGAEEIVKMYGSVDKGGMVTHVTYPDNFMQEMETTISQMVGLADDPKMKVIIVGEAVPGTVEAFRRIREARPDIILIANNPHEDPEIISEAADLVTYPDNIARGYLIVKAAKKMGAEKFMHISFPRHLSYELLSRRRNIMAEAAKDLGMEFIEMSAPDPVSDVGVAGAQQYILEQVPSWLEKYGKNVAFFATNDAHTEPLLKRVAENGGYFVEADLPSPTMGYPGALGIKFSEDEKGNWPKILKKVEDTVVAKGAAGRMGTWAYSYNFISVVALADHARNVIENDVDVTDFDAIMESLKKFTPGAGWNGSNYTDVNGIEKENFYLLYQDTYVLGKGYLNMTDETVPEKYFKIK
- a CDS encoding zeta toxin family protein, with protein sequence MANCVIFAGVNGAGKTTLYKIMTLSENLGRRINTDEIVMEIGDWRNNQDQMRAGRIALNMRKECVDKMISFNQETTLTGKRILKAIEEIKEKGYTIYLYYIGLNSPEIAKERIKNRVLNGGHDIPEEVVEKRYYETLENLKKVVPLADYVRIYDNSKNYKLCYYKSKTWDLVLSQELPKWLDGII
- a CDS encoding nuclear transport factor 2 family protein, with the protein product MAKINIKSLKKSEEVDCYVAEINELWGDKGIETTIDFVYGTGNKIKVKRLLPLIEEKLEIIDNNKKWIVETIIEDNIFLGIDESEYSFIEKPFKPKKNADFLSQLEKYVRTKLKKKMIDKKTYYLDVNNERITLPISEKDFFDSLKISDIEVNLYSMGAGYDIEVTFKIRAIPDYFAEHYLEIILDSENELNILDLASDDNLEGPSLFDDEFDTDIDEELIKNYMEDIHSKILIFEFIEAINKRNIKKIDSLLDRNFICIDQGLQERNKADMKKYFENIFKSYSNYQIEVVDNGFGESERFYFSLLIKGIYGDLKDKTKMFFEKKVAIYIFGIENDKIKSLEIYEKSRLPMRDEMIQYKD